The Cryptomeria japonica chromosome 2, Sugi_1.0, whole genome shotgun sequence region TCCCACCCACCTCTTGCAAAGAACATTTCTTTTTTTTCTAGATACTAACTATTATCACATTAATGTTAATTCATAAGGaggaaattattttaaataaaaactcAAATAgaccataattttttttaaagacttTTATGGCCAACTTTGTCTTGTCTTACAAAATTCCTAAGTAACCTAGAGTAATTAGTCAATTGTTATTTAAGAATATATCATTAAATTGCATGTATGATAGAGATATAAGCTAAGTAAAAATAGTGAAGATTAAAActtagtaatttcatcaataaaGTATTATGCACTTTCATATGCTATCAAATAAAAGATGACGATGGTCATAGGGATACCCTAGACTAACAAAAATGATGGCTATGAAGTGGCAAGTTAATTTTAAGATACAAATTCATACCAACTATATGAGGTTTGACTTTGTAGAAGCATTAGAAAAGTAGATGTTATTAATGTTAACGAATGACAAGAGAGCATTCTTATTCTCTATATGCTTGTGATTGAAATTTGTTTGGAGAAAataggtgtgtgagatagagataCGTATGAAGAGGCAATGAATTAGGGAGGGAGTCGTCCAAGGTCCATTCAAAGCCTGTAGTCCAAAAGAAGAGGGGTTGAACATGAGACAATAGTTTTTATTTAAGTATAATGTTAGGGATTGACACAGGTAGCCAGCCATTTAAAAGGGGGAGCAACTATAGTAGAGTCGAAGAAACCTTTACAATTAGTCTCTAGGACATTCAATAATTCCACAAGTAGGATGATAGGGTTCAAGTGAGGTCCAATAGGGTTCAATTAAGGGTCACTAGCTAGGGACAGAGAGAAATAAAAATTATAAAGTTTGAGAATTAACTCTTGGTGAAGGGTTAATACATCCTTCAACTTAGGCACAACAACAGATTGAGATATAAGTGAAAAAATCTATGAAGGAAAGTTCATATTAAcaccatgcctaaagtgattcaacgTAGGAAAAATTTATGAATGGAATCTTTTGTACCTACCATCAAAAGTAACATATTTCATCAAGATAAGATTTACATCTTTCCATTTAGTAGGGAAGTCCTCTCTATTGAGCCCATTCTATAGTTGAGATATTCTCTCACTAGCCACCAAGAATCTCTTAAAATCCTCCTtataattttgttttgatttttagggAACATTGCACCTTCAACTAAAAGCCTAGTAGCAACTTGCAATGAGCTCCATAGAAATAGTGAAAGACACTCTCCCAATATAAACCTACTCTCATGCTAGTAACAGGCAAATTGAACACAGAGAGGGGTCAAAGTATTTCATATCCTCAATGTAGGAGGCAAAATTACACCTCTGTCATAGACCAAAGGACCTCATCCTTTTTACAAGAATCACAATTATCAGGCACGGTTTCAATTAAATCTTCCCCCATGGTAGGCTAGGGCTCAAACAAACCATGTAACTTGAAAGCAGCCAGAAAAGGATAATTTGAGCCTAAAAGCACAAAAGGGCAAACAATAGTGAAGTTTAGAATACCACTATGTTTGTAAATGAGTCTTAATCTAAACAATTTTGACTCTCATGAAAATTATAACATGCCAACAACATAAATTGAACAACAAAACTTTCATCATGGTGGCCACCACACGAAAATGCGAAAATGTTTCTTCTTTTTATTTTACTAGAAGATTGTATCTAAGAAATTGTAATGTACaaatttgttattgattttttaacttctaaacatttattatttaaataaagatCTTCAAAAgtaatttcaaaacaaaaaaaaattcttgcaatATAAACTTTTGTAATTATTAAACCTCTATTTCTAAGTTGTTTTTCTATTTAAATATTGTTTGCATGGGTTTTGGATATGCTTTTTTAActtctttgattattttgattcaaaaCACATTTGATAAAATCTAATAGTAGTTGGACAATGTCTTCTAACCATTGAATTTTTGATTGATAGTTAGGTTGCATCCACAGTTTGTTATTTCCTTTCTGacctatttttattttcaaatttttttgagggGAAGATTAAATTGTTTTTGTACTTGAAGCTTTCTAGAAGGTTATTACTGGTTACAAAAGCTTTCTTTTGGTGTATagaagattttaatagctcaaaTACTTATTGTTTTTTCTCAATATGTTGGGCTAATGACAAAGCAATAATAGATATTTGCTAGTTTGTTTTTGCTAGCTTTTTTAGTGTGTGATTTTTTTTAATACATGACTATCTAGAAGGTCTACCActctttttaaaataaatatctCTCAACATAAATTTTCAAACGGAATGCTCAaccttttcttaaataattaatattaaatttcttAAACAACAAATTCCTTTTGTTTAGAGCTCTTACTTTTTGTATATGCATGGATGAGGATAAAAATAAATCCCCCACTTTAAAATCCCCTGACGGAGTGAAGAAAAAGGAATGAGGACCAACCTTTAATTTGGAGTTTGAAAGAATTGATAAGCTTCCTAATCTTTTCCATGAAAAGAAAATCCAACCTAACCCAATTTTTTTGGGAAGAACAGCAACGTAGCCGTCTTTGTCTACACTAATATTCTCTCTCACCATCTTGccaaagattttgaatttgatgtggAATCTGAAAAGCGAAACCTCCTAGAGCTTCCCAAGGATTACGCGCTATCATTTTTGAATGACAGAGGGCCCCTAGTGCATGTAACAGGGACAAGATTTATGAGTTAGTTTGCCTATAATTTTCAAAGAAAGGACATCAAATGGGACGAGAGCTTTACTTTAATGAAAAGAAGGGAAGAGCTGAGAAGAAAACAGAAACAAAGCGCAAGGTAGTCAAGATCAAAATACAAACTTGTAAGTTGTAAGTTCAAGCATGGGAATAATTAAAGTACCATAATTATGATTGCAATGATGAATATGACCATTTTCTTTATCGACTAGTCCAACAATTTCCACTAATTGTGGAAAGGATAGACTTTTAGTATGAATGCTTTTGTGTATGTTTTTTTTCAGTATAATACAATAACAAATAATTTTGTGAGGAAGGCTCTCTATAGACCTGCAAGATATAACCCATCATTTGGTGGACCAAGAACAGCAATTAACGCTTTGTAAAGTTGTTCAAACAAAGAAGAACTCTCGACTTATATCTTACTGCCGACAAATCTAAACCATGAGGGCATTGCAATAAAGAAAAGGGGTCCCTCACGAATCAAATCAACGAATTGCTTGGACCGAGGAATATGGTTACGTAATTCCAATTACTCTTAGTGGTAGTGGTAGCGTTAGGGAAAAGCATTAATTTCACGCATCTTAATTTTCTAAATTGTACATTGCATTTCAAtcatttttttggttgtttttataTGCAATTTAACTGTTTGTAACAATTGTTTTGGTTTCTGGGCGGTAAAGATAAACATCCTGAGATCTGTTATGTACACGAgtaaaaaagtggtcatttcaaagtgtcatccCAAACATATTCCCTATTGTCTCATTACGTGTTTGCTTTGACAACCAAAAAATTTGTACAATTGATCTAATACTTATTGTACAAATGCCccaataattcttaattattagtaccaataaagttgcaaAATTGATATAATTACTAACTTTTTTCCAACTATTAGATATACCAATGAGTGACAATTGACTCACTAGATATATTTTTTAGTGgacttttaattaatgaaatccaATAAATAATAATTGAAACATCCACAAAAACTGGTGCCCCTATTCTAAACAAATAGATTACCCAAAGACGCATACAACTATAAAGCAACATGGAAAAACTGAACACTGAAGAATGTGGTTACGTAATTCCAATTACTCTTTGTGGTATAGCTTATAGCTAATTTCATGCCTATTAAGTTTTTATAAGATATAtcagattttgatcatttttttggtTGTCTTTATATGTGACTTAATTGCATTTAACTATTGTTCTGACTTTTGGGTGGTAAAGACAAATGTCGTGGGATCTgttatgcacacaagggtcaaaaagtagtcatttcaaagtgtcatccCAAACATACTCTCTATTTGCCCCATTACCTGTTTGATTTGACAACCAGAAAAATTGTACAATTATTCTCATACTTATGTATAAATGCTCCAATAatcctcaattattgataccaataaagttgcacaattgaTCTAATTATAACTTTTTTCAAACTATTAGATATACCAATGAGTGACTATTGACTCACTAGATATGTTTTTTAATAGACTTTTAATTATCGAAATCCAatcaataataattaaaacatgcaaaaaaaaaaaaaactaaaaaaaaaacaaaaaaaaaactgatACTCTTCCCTAATTCTAAACACATAGATTACCCAAAGACATATACAGCTATTAAGCGACGTGTAAAAGACTGAACAACGAAAAGATAAATACTTGTTCTCTCTCTCCACCACCCACTGTAGTAACTTTCATACGGTTAAGCAAGGAGGCAAAATTTGTATATAAACCCACGTTTCTCCACTGGATATCCCCAAGCCTGGTAGCTCAGTTAGGCTAAGTTCAgagaaattatattttgatttttttcgtTTCAATTGAGGGTTCTGAGCGTAATAGGCTATTACTACAATGGGCTGGAAGAATATAAGCCATGGCGAGCTCAATGATAGATCAGAGCAACACACCAGGCGCAAGGGTACTAAAAGAATTCTTGCCATCCCATTGGCTTCTGCATTGATAATCGGTGCCGTTATCTTCCTCGCAGTTGGAGTTCAAGGGCATGATAACGAGAGAGCCAAAGATGTACGAACGAATCGTTTGGGATGGGGGAAATCGACGTCAAATGCAGTGAAAGATGCATGCAGCAGCACGCTTCATCCAAAATTGTGCGCCTCAAGTCTCTTAAGTTTTGGTGGCTTATACAGTGAAGCCGGTCCCATGGAGATCGTGAATGCCGCTGTGAGTGTGGGCATATTGGCGGTGGAGAAGGCCAAGGAGCAGGCTCGCAGCCTTTCTCGCCCCGGCCTCGACTTGAGGCAACGCGGGGCTCTCCACGACTGTATGGAGATGTTCGATAACACGCTGGACCAGCTCAACGACACGCTGTCCGATCTGCATAACACGTCATTCTGGTCTATGCCAAAGCACGCCGCTGACCTGGAGACACGTCTGAGTGCGGCCATTACAAACCAGTACACTTGTCTCGAGGGCTTCCACCTCTGCAAAGGAGATTTCAAACAAGACCTGAATGGCCAGCTGCGGTACGTGTCGAATTTGGTGAGCAATTCTCTTGCCATGGTGTGTAATATttctgacaaagcaaatcaaggccTGGGCAATGCAGATTCCCTTTCCAATCGGCGGCGCCGTCTTTTGTCAAAAGATTTCATTGCATCTGACGACGAAGGTTTCCCGTCGTGGATGTCGGCGGAAGATCGACGGCTTTTACGGCCTCCTGCCGGTAGTATAAAGGTTAACGCCGTTGTTGCCATGGACGGGAGTGGTGATCATAGAAGCATTTCGGCGGCGGTGGCGGCAGCTCCTGATCAGAAGAGCAAAACGAGGCATGTTATCCACATAAAAGCAGGGGTGTATGAGGAGAACATAGAGATACAGAAAAGCAAGCATAATATCATGTTCATTGGAGACGGCAAAGATCAGACTGTCATTACCGGCAGTCGAAACGTTCACGATGGCTCCACAACATTTGATTCTGCAACAGTTGGTGAGTCCTTTTTCCTTTGTTAACGCCAAAATTTTATATCCCATTGAACATGACTGTTTACAAATTAGTAATGGTATATTGTATCGCTAAGAAGTCTAACCAGCTGAAGCAGCTTACACATCTACAAATTTTAGAGTAGATTGTTCTTAATTATGTATTTCTCTTCTACGTCATACATTCATAGTCTTTCTTTTTGCTTTCATATAACAACATATAGATGTATTTAAAAAGTGTATTAATTTAACATCGATCAAAATTAGGGATCTTCATTATTCTTAATACAgcattaaatatgtctttatacatatatagaaattgtattattttaatatttttcaaaatttggaatttaTAATTATAAATCTTTATATGTGTCTAATATAACATTATATGTGTCTAAATTACATGAATTTTTAGATCACTCAACATTAAACAGTTTACTTACTATAAATTGTTCTatgaaaaataaacataaatattttTTTCGATTTTCTATGTTATAttcttaattttattaataattttatatcATAGTAGATGAGTCAATgagattttatttttcaataagtgtctactttatcatttataaaaataatattacacATATTCACAAACAAAATAATGGGTGTATAAAAGTATACCCTTAGAGTCCATATGAGACCAACATTTGAATAATAAACATAATAAACAAGTCATTAAGTGGCAACAATAGTAGCAAGGGGAGAGGAGGTGCATTCTGGTCACTCAGTTTACCCCATACATCAACAAGGTTTGAAGTACTCATGGAGGGTCCCAACCTTTGTCATACCTatctttatctttttcttcttaggCCAGTGAAATTACaagaatcaaatttaaaaaattgttAGAACCAAACTAGCTAGAAGCTCCACGAGAAAGACACCTAGAAGTTACCCTATGTAAGGTGGAGAGGCAAAGCACCGATGAATATGTGTCCAACCCATTATCCATGATCTCATTTGGTAGCTAAAAGAGAGGCCTACAAATGAGTAGAATGGTTGTGATGAGTTGAAAGGCCTAGGTAAGAAACCTTGAGAGGAGCCATTCTATTATTTTTAATAGTAGaggacaaaaatattaatttttaaaaatttatcttgtgaatattaaatattttattctatttattattttttaatttaatatctaTAAATTTCAGTATTTGTTTCTTATTTATTCCAATAAATACTTTTAAAATATTTGATGTATAATATAAATCAAATTTATTCTAAATAAATAAAACTAGATTTACAcacatattattaattattttaaatattctactaaatatttatttttatttttcacaacTTTTACACACAAACAATTAAACTGAATATTTATTCACACTATTAtacatatttacaaatttaatatttaaaactaTATAAAGAAAATGTAAAATTGTttcaatatattttaaaataacttatgcTATAATATAAATATTgatcattttaaataaaatttttacatttaataaaaaaaaagtgTGAGCTTCTTACTATCAAAAAATTTCAATAACATATGTTTATTTTATATTGTGCATTAAGTTCTTGGGgagttaataaattaatataatgtGTAGGGTATTCACTTTTATCTTTTCAATTTATATTTGCAtttgtatatatattattataatttaagtattttaacattatatatatatatatgattagtaTTTTTACCTTATTCAATAAGAAATTTTTTTATATCTATAATTGACTTACGACTTATTTTTATTATTAGTTCATACATCAAATCTTTAGTACAAAAACTCTATATAATCTATAAGAAATATCACATCCTATAGAAAATCTTGATTTTAAGAAAATTACACATCTCAATCACTAATCTCTTGCCACGTCAATCAAAACAAATATacttgacaaaaaaaaaaattattttaatttacatATTGATGGAAATCATAATGGAAGGATTTTAGATACACTTACCGATTCTTCTATGTAGTGTCATGTTATTACAAAAGTAGTTtaataatcaatttcataaaatttagttgaATTGTACTAAAATTGTATTTCCTTGATGTTGTCATTATTTCTTTTTTCAATTATATTAGATGTGCCTAAAATTATTAGTCCTTTTATTATATAAGATTATATGACATATAAAAAAACAAATTCATTTTAAATAGTAGTTATTTACAGTTGATTTTATACAAGTATAGATATCTTAAAcacattaattaaaaaaatgtaGAGAAATGTTAGTATTTATTtacttaaaagttattttatttttctttgaacaTGCTTGAAACAATATAATATTATGTGGCATAAAAAAAGACAAGTTCAtcctatataaaaaaattattttaaatatcagcaaacatacatgattataaCTAGTTCCAACCAACTAGTGCATAGTTCGTAGCAACAAAAGACATAGACGAGGGGATACAACCCCAATAGGTATTCGTTTAATAGTTACATATAAAAAATTATCATAATAGGATTCataaacaacataatctcatctgCAACTATAACCATCTACCCAAGGAAGGACTCATAgtcatccttaatccatgttgtccTACCTAACTGTCCCTCCATCCAGATTTGCCTTTGTCTACAAAATGGTGGGATAGGTATGGCTCCTTCAACTTTTGGGATGGCCACTATGATAGGGGTTGTTGCTACAGCTGTCTTCCTTTTGGCTTCCCATTTCACCATGAAGTTTGTGAGCCTAGTTTTGAAGACCTTCCTTTCTTCAGACATCCTTTTCAAGGAATAGCCATGCAAAATCTCTTTGGTATACATTCTTGCTTGCCCGTCTCCATCCATTTTCTAAAACTTCCTTGTGGAGATCCTCATTACCACTGTGACCTGCCAAGAAATTTTAGACAAAATGAGTCTCTTGAGAGACTCGGTAAGGGTTCTTGCAATACCATTAAAGAAATCGTTATTTTTAAACTTCCAAATTGACCATAATATAGCTGAGGAGAGCACAAACCAAAAACATTGCTACTTTTTGATAGCCCTACCACATAGCCAATGACACATTCCCAACTCATAGTATTACCATTGATCGAGATACCGACCATGTTCCATAATTTCTTAGCAAATAAACAACCAAAAAATATAGGATTCACAGTTTTGGGGACTCTGCAGCATGAGCACATAGGAGGGTCACTAACAGACAAGTATATGGGCAATCTGTGAAGCAAGAAACACCAATCAAAGTACTTTTTTTGGGGTTCCATCGGTTTGGGCCATAGGTATCCAAGCATTTTGGCCCATTTTGAGTGGTCCAAATTTAGGTTCCACTTGTAGTTAATGTGGTTCAAGATATCTTCCTTATCAACCAACTGAGTATAGATGTCTTTAGCTTTCATATTATCCAGGGGGGTGCAATTGCAGCACTTGAACTATGTATATCTTTCATCACTGTCATACATTCTGGGTAGGGAAAGAGCAACACATGCATCTCTCAACATAGCATAAGTTATCCATTGGGAAGGGGGGATTCCAAATTTGTATCTTAGGTCGGGCCAGGGTACAAGGTTTCCATTGGTGAGGatatctttgaagaatttgataccCTTACTTTCCGAACTCTTGGCCAAGCAGCCTTGATTGAGTGCAAGGGGTTTTCCTTTCGTATACAAGTTCCACCATATAGATCTACTTCCATAGATCTcttagtttttattgatgataccaTTGTTTGTATTGAACTGTCTTACTCCTTCTCATGCTTTCCATATAGCATTGAACACCATAGAGCCCGCAGGTTGGATAGAAAAGTGCCCTGCTACCAGGTCATCTAGTGGCAAAGATTTCCAAGCCTTACCTTGTTTTGGAACTGAACGAGCAATGTTGTTTCTAATTAGTACCTTCCAAGGTTCATTCCCATTGAGTGCTCTGAATATCCCTTTGGAAGATAGTGCCAATTCCTGTAACCTCAAATGTTTCAGGCCCAATCCCCCTTTGGCTTTTCTCATGACACACCACTCTCATCTGACCACATAAATTGCCTGATCTATTTTTGAATATGGTTCCATTGATAGTTAATAAAAATCCAGGAAGAAGCATAGTATATATTATAGGCTGAAAGGATTTTCTGACATACTTGCACCCTTCCAGCTAGGGAGAGGAAATGCCTATTCCACTTACACAATTTGCCATCAAATTTCTCTCTAATCCATAGCCACATTTCTCTAAGATTAGGACTGATTGAGAAGGGTATGCCTAAGTACTTCACCTGGTGGTTTGCCCCCCACCAAGAAATAGAAAATTTGTCAAACCAGGGAGGACCCTGAGTGTCCCACCCAAGCATTGTTGATTTGTACAGAGAGATCTTTCTCCCCGATGCTTCACATAATAATTTTATCTTTTCAATTTAGTTGACAAAATTGATTTCAACACACTCTACAATAATAGTAGTGTCATCTGTGAATTGCACATTGGATAACTCCTCACTATCCGACAAGGATAGGCCCTTAACCCTAGGAGACAACCTGTCATATCTCTTAATTGAAGGATGGACTTATTGAGATATGAAAGGTTGTCTCCTAGGGTTAAGGACCTATCCTTGTCAGATAGTGAGGAGATATCTCTTAATTAAcctaatgaaaattaatttaaaaaatcttaattaaattaattggaaataataggattaaaaataaacttgttttaattggaaagcataattaatttgagataatacatgtgtatttgcaaatttcaaactcGATCAACTTGCTtcttgtgtaattgcatttttctcctatataattaagtccatttataatagataagacctattaagtcataaaattaataagacctattatgtcataatttctaggttctaaattatatatattgaatatttaatctacatgtacaagtaatttcatgttcaataggtcctttaatatcacataatatatctgtcttaaggggagttaagtatattaattgtgaaatgttttttcatacgtggtcatattgattttaataataaggcctaaattaggactattacattgattataggtcttaaatgtgacataaatttataaggtctattaaacatgttgaataatttagatgaactatttatatgacttcacatacattcaaaaacatttcagattaggagtctattatgcaataataggtcttaaatatacacagatgtgacaaattatagtccacctacattatggtccataacaaattaatatgaggtcacctatatcgtatgcatgcatcatttaaatatttgtacttttaattttcaaaattggaatttctaatttatcaaaattctattttatgtgttaaattagtgcccaaaattagagattgaactttaatcgtaacctgagaacaaattgaactttaaacctaaacaggtaatttaattagagttataacaataaggtcctaaaagtaattaaatttaataaaccaaattgaacgggctaattttaacatgttacaaagctttaagccaaattcacccctattcttaaacctaattgaataa contains the following coding sequences:
- the LOC131078879 gene encoding pectinesterase-like, which codes for MGWKNISHGELNDRSEQHTRRKGTKRILAIPLASALIIGAVIFLAVGVQGHDNERAKDVRTNRLGWGKSTSNAVKDACSSTLHPKLCASSLLSFGGLYSEAGPMEIVNAAVSVGILAVEKAKEQARSLSRPGLDLRQRGALHDCMEMFDNTLDQLNDTLSDLHNTSFWSMPKHAADLETRLSAAITNQYTCLEGFHLCKGDFKQDLNGQLRYVSNLVSNSLAMVCNISDKANQGLGNADSLSNRRRRLLSKDFIASDDEGFPSWMSAEDRRLLRPPAGSIKVNAVVAMDGSGDHRSISAAVAAAPDQKSKTRHVIHIKAGVYEENIEIQKSKHNIMFIGDGKDQTVITGSRNVHDGSTTFDSATVAVTGKQFIARDMTFQNTAGPAKHQAVALRVGSDLSAFYRCSIKGYEDTLYVHSLRQFYRDCDIYGTVDFIFGNAAVVLQNCNLVARKPLPKQKIMYAAQGRQDPNQNTGISIHNCRLTADSNLAAVKSSFPAYLGRPWREYSRTVIMQSYLDDLIQPAGWYEWAGNFALDTLYYGEYLNMGPRAPTANRVKWRGYHVIKTSWEASQFTVGQFIQGNSWLPSTGVQYSSGLI